A genome region from Gigantopelta aegis isolate Gae_Host chromosome 3, Gae_host_genome, whole genome shotgun sequence includes the following:
- the LOC121368218 gene encoding TP53-regulated inhibitor of apoptosis 1-like: MNSVGEECQDLKHKYDECFNKWFSEKFLKGSKEDTCAPLFKVYQKCVKKAIQEKKFDLYEIEKNVLGTNEEKSPPS, encoded by the exons ATGAACAGCGTGGGGGAAGAATGTCAGGACTTGAAACACAAGTATGatgaatgttttaacaaatGGTTCTCAGAAAAGTTTTTAAAGGGATCTAAAGAAGACACGTGTGCACCTCTGTTTAAGGTTTATCAGAAGTGTGTGAAG aAAGCCATACAAGAGAAAAAGTTTGATCTGtatgaaattgaaaaaaatgtcTTGGGGACGAATGAGGAGAAAAGCCCGCCATCATGA
- the LOC121368216 gene encoding glutamyl-tRNA(Gln) amidotransferase subunit C, mitochondrial-like, giving the protein MMLNAICCRMSSLRGHASMRSFFSKVPSSPTWETIDPEKIPKVPKIDKLLVDQLERLSLVEFSSDAGIKCLTAAIQSANQLYNVDTEGVAPLDTVLENRELYLRNDEVTEGNCKNQILQNASKTIEDYFVAPPGNIPLKAKDTDYKKKLS; this is encoded by the exons ATGATGTTAAATGCAATATGTTGTCGAATGTCATCATTGCGAGGTCATGCTAGTATGcgttcttttttttcaaag gtTCCATCTTCACCTACATGGGAAACAATAGATCCAGAAAAAATTCCAAAG GTTCCAAAAATCGACAAGTTGTTAGTTGATCAGTTGGAGCGACTTTCTCTTGTTGAATTTAGCAGTGATGCAggaattaaatgtttgacagccgCCATCCAGTCAGCCAACCAGCTGTACAATGTGGACACTGAGGGAGTGGCACCACTCGACACAGTTCTAGAAAACAG agaattATATTTAAGAAATGATGAAGTTACAGAAGGAAATTGCAAAAACCAAATTTTGCAAAATGCTTCCAAAACTATTGAAGACTACTTTGTTGCACCACCAG GAAATATACCACTGAAAGCAAAGGACACAGACTATAAAAAGAAACTGTCCTGA